A region from the Nocardioides coralli genome encodes:
- a CDS encoding HNH endonuclease signature motif containing protein has protein sequence MRHHHPDDPHGHDAASTDWRAPGCDADASPVVTEVLDRLDTALADLGELALAGLAPADVTRLLDATTRAAGRLTAATCRVAREADRRRIADDTGARNTPVWWAHRTRITRAEAARTHTLAQRLESDRHTPTATALAAGRLHADQAGVIVAAVDALPDTVTDDLRARARDHLLTAAADFDARALRILGRRILDVIAPDLAESEEQRRLEAEEAKATAKARITFHDDGHGTCHGRFTLPTHLGALFKEQLHALANPRRHHPLGTPDTDGVQDGMPGPVITPELLGRALMAYVEHYPTDRLPGHGGGGFELVVTLDHDTLLTGLGAATLPDGGRISAGEARRLACQAGITPLVLGGDSQPLDLGRTRRLFTPAQRRALAVRDRGCTTEGCGLPASVCDAHHDHPWSVGGPTDLTNARLLCPRHHRLAHDRRYTTRTNPSGRISFHRRT, from the coding sequence TTGCGGCACCACCACCCCGACGACCCCCACGGCCACGACGCTGCCTCCACGGACTGGCGTGCTCCGGGATGCGACGCCGACGCGTCGCCGGTGGTGACCGAGGTGCTGGACCGGCTCGACACGGCGTTGGCCGACCTGGGTGAGCTGGCGCTGGCCGGGCTCGCGCCGGCGGACGTGACCCGGCTGCTCGACGCCACCACCCGGGCAGCGGGCCGGCTGACGGCGGCGACCTGTCGGGTAGCGCGGGAGGCCGACCGGCGGCGGATCGCCGATGACACCGGTGCCCGCAACACCCCGGTCTGGTGGGCCCACCGCACCCGGATCACCCGCGCCGAGGCCGCCCGCACCCACACCCTCGCCCAGCGGCTGGAGTCCGACCGCCACACCCCCACCGCGACCGCCCTCGCCGCGGGACGGCTGCACGCCGACCAGGCCGGCGTCATCGTCGCCGCCGTCGACGCCCTCCCCGACACCGTCACCGACGACCTCCGGGCCCGGGCACGTGACCACCTCCTGACCGCGGCGGCGGACTTCGACGCCCGCGCGCTGCGGATCCTCGGCCGGCGGATCCTCGACGTCATCGCCCCCGACCTCGCCGAGTCCGAAGAACAACGCCGCCTCGAAGCCGAAGAAGCAAAGGCCACCGCGAAGGCCCGCATCACCTTCCACGACGACGGCCACGGCACCTGCCACGGCCGGTTCACCCTCCCCACCCACCTCGGCGCGCTCTTCAAGGAACAGCTCCACGCCCTGGCCAACCCCCGCCGCCACCACCCACTGGGCACCCCCGACACCGACGGCGTCCAAGACGGGATGCCGGGCCCGGTGATCACCCCCGAACTCCTCGGCCGGGCACTCATGGCCTACGTCGAGCACTACCCCACCGACCGGCTCCCCGGCCACGGCGGCGGCGGCTTCGAGCTGGTCGTCACCCTCGACCACGACACCCTCCTCACCGGTCTCGGCGCCGCCACCCTCCCGGACGGTGGCCGGATCAGCGCCGGCGAAGCCCGCCGCCTCGCCTGCCAGGCCGGCATCACCCCCCTCGTCCTCGGCGGCGACTCCCAACCCCTCGACCTCGGCCGCACCAGGCGCCTCTTCACCCCCGCCCAACGCCGCGCCCTGGCGGTCCGCGACCGCGGCTGCACCACCGAGGGCTGCGGTCTCCCCGCCTCCGTCTGCGACGCCCACCACGACCACCCCTGGTCGGTCGGCGGCCCCACCGACCTCACCAACGCCCGCCTGTTGTGTCCGAGGCATCACCGGCTCGCCCACGACCGCCGCTACACCACCCGCACCAACCCCAGCGGAAGGATCAGCTTCCACCGACGGACGTAG